GGATGGTCTCCTCGACGTTCTGCTGGGCGAGGACGTCGGTGCCGGCGGCCACGTCGCCCACCAGGGGCACGTGGCGCACGGGTCGGCGCTCGACCGCCGCGCCCGACGTCGGGTCGTAGCGCACCTCGAGCGCGCGGGGCTTGGTGGGGTCCCGGTGCAGGAAGCCGTAGCGCTGGAGGGTGGCCAGGTGGGAGTGGACGGTGGACGGCGAGGTGAGGCCCACCGCCTCGCCGATCTCACGGACCGAGGGCGGGTAGCCGCGCTCGCGCATCTGGGCCTCGATGAAGTCCAGGATCTGGCGCTGGCGCTCGGTGAGGGTGACGGAATCGTCGCGCACGGGATTTTCCGACATGGGGGAGCCTCGCTTCTGGTCGAACAGACGTTTGCAAAGTACCACGGTGACCGGACGGTGGCAAACATCTGTTCGTTCGGGGTTGACATCGAACGCTCGTTCGTGGTTGGGTGGCTCTCGAACGGGCGTTCGTGCCCGGTCGACGCTTCACCCGGTGTGGCCCGCCGTCGCTGTCACACCCCCTGAGGAGAATCAACCCATGGTCGCCATCCAGTCGCTCACCGCTCCCGAGGTCACTCCCCGTCGCCACCTGGCGCCGGTG
The genomic region above belongs to Acidimicrobiales bacterium and contains:
- the lexA gene encoding transcriptional repressor LexA — translated: MSENPVRDDSVTLTERQRQILDFIEAQMRERGYPPSVREIGEAVGLTSPSTVHSHLATLQRYGFLHRDPTKPRALEVRYDPTSGAAVERRPVRHVPLVGDVAAGTDVLAQQNVEETIPVPADLAGEGDLFMLRVRGDSMVEAGILDGDYVVARAQPEANQGEMVVAGIPGGEATVKTYKRDGDQVVLVPANAAYEPMVFAPDEITLYGKVVTVMRKV